The Candidatus Polarisedimenticolaceae bacterium genome window below encodes:
- a CDS encoding putative metal-binding motif-containing protein, producing the protein MTKGLRFGLGAAALLGLLTAAHATDPLSLVTNHGNVLAYTDGAVPGMPLFTTFGSQIGFPVLADDGTVLFLSNMAGPQITGANSRALFQGTTSADLSVVAQSADPAPGLPGLSLVNNAGNSGIGGDAVRISPDGRSLFASRLTNAAHNLPATSDTAIFGGFAGSLSLVAREGDAAPGTSGALFGDFIPVSAPTVITQYDGINRNGRVMFVVPLVGGDVNGTTNNLAVYTGTPGALTIAVRLGDTMLPGVTAAALSGSVQMAGDRIIYSLQLAGAGVTTANDESLWLYTPGSGNTLLLREGDPAPGTTGAVFSGGFSLPSSGMTSSGRFEFVTSLSGGDVTSANDQGIFIADTTGAVALLARKGAPAPGTTSVFRGFSPFFNQVTDAGVGAFQATLTGGTENPTNDNGIWRGTPGSLSLVARAGITQVQGSNGSMCQQIIANVTDFSDFGFVFPCDLVGPDVFPGHNSGAVVAWTPTKGLFLVFRQGQNLQVSPGVFRPQTQAGGLVQFGNSDGRALALTHTGTLAINVYLDPGVSAATVDLNCFPTTDYYLDADGDGYGDPTTELNLCAGQFPPPGYITRAGDCLDSDPTKTGATTETCNGIDDDCNGRIDDGVPHPTGPLTLTMSKSAGNVTMSWNAVPNAIQYDIISGDLGELRAAGGHYTNLTQASCYGNDVAGTSMTLPGSPTAGNGQFFLMRAVGCTGLGAYDEGVPSQHSTRDQEIGTSLYSCPN; encoded by the coding sequence ATGACCAAGGGACTCAGGTTCGGTCTCGGAGCCGCGGCGCTGCTGGGGCTACTGACGGCGGCCCATGCGACGGATCCGTTGTCGCTCGTGACGAACCACGGGAACGTGCTCGCTTACACCGACGGCGCCGTTCCGGGGATGCCGCTGTTCACGACGTTCGGGTCGCAGATCGGCTTTCCGGTGCTGGCCGACGACGGCACGGTTCTGTTCCTCTCCAACATGGCCGGACCGCAGATCACAGGCGCGAACAGCCGGGCGCTTTTCCAAGGGACGACGTCCGCCGACCTGTCCGTGGTGGCTCAATCGGCCGATCCGGCACCCGGTCTTCCGGGGCTCAGCTTGGTCAACAACGCGGGCAACTCCGGCATCGGTGGCGATGCGGTCAGAATCAGCCCCGACGGCCGGAGCCTCTTCGCCAGCCGTCTCACCAACGCCGCGCACAACCTTCCGGCGACGAGCGATACGGCCATCTTCGGCGGGTTCGCAGGTTCCTTGTCTCTCGTCGCGAGGGAGGGGGACGCTGCGCCGGGCACCTCTGGGGCGCTCTTCGGCGACTTCATCCCTGTCAGCGCCCCGACCGTCATCACCCAGTACGACGGCATCAATCGCAACGGCCGGGTGATGTTCGTGGTCCCGCTCGTGGGAGGCGACGTCAACGGGACGACCAACAACCTCGCGGTGTACACGGGGACACCCGGCGCGCTCACGATCGCGGTGCGCCTGGGCGACACGATGCTTCCCGGCGTCACGGCCGCCGCATTATCCGGGAGCGTGCAGATGGCGGGAGACCGGATCATCTACAGCCTGCAACTGGCGGGAGCCGGCGTCACGACCGCCAACGACGAGTCGCTGTGGCTCTACACCCCGGGTTCGGGGAACACGCTCCTCCTGCGCGAAGGGGACCCGGCGCCTGGGACGACGGGCGCGGTGTTCAGTGGCGGTTTCAGCCTGCCGAGCAGCGGCATGACGAGCAGCGGGAGATTCGAGTTCGTCACGAGTCTTTCCGGAGGCGACGTCACCTCGGCGAACGACCAGGGGATCTTCATCGCGGACACGACCGGTGCTGTCGCGCTCCTCGCGCGCAAAGGGGCTCCGGCCCCCGGCACCACGTCGGTGTTCAGGGGATTCAGCCCTTTCTTCAACCAAGTGACCGACGCCGGCGTCGGAGCATTCCAGGCGACGTTGACCGGCGGCACCGAGAATCCGACCAACGACAACGGCATCTGGCGCGGCACCCCGGGCTCCTTGAGTTTGGTCGCACGCGCCGGCATCACGCAGGTCCAGGGCTCGAACGGATCGATGTGTCAGCAAATCATCGCGAACGTCACGGACTTCAGCGACTTCGGTTTCGTTTTCCCCTGCGACCTCGTGGGCCCCGACGTCTTTCCGGGCCACAATTCGGGGGCGGTCGTCGCGTGGACGCCGACGAAGGGCCTCTTCCTCGTCTTTCGACAGGGCCAGAACCTGCAGGTCTCACCGGGCGTGTTCAGGCCGCAGACCCAGGCCGGGGGGCTCGTCCAGTTCGGCAACTCCGACGGCAGGGCTCTCGCACTCACCCACACCGGCACGTTGGCGATCAACGTCTATCTCGATCCGGGCGTGAGCGCCGCGACCGTCGACCTCAACTGCTTCCCCACGACCGACTACTACCTCGACGCCGACGGGGACGGCTACGGCGATCCGACGACGGAGCTGAACCTGTGCGCCGGCCAATTCCCTCCTCCCGGCTACATCACGAGGGCGGGCGACTGCCTCGACTCGGATCCGACGAAAACCGGCGCGACGACGGAGACCTGCAACGGGATCGACGACGATTGCAACGGTCGGATCGACGACGGCGTCCCGCACCCGACCGGGCCGTTGACCCTGACGATGTCGAAGTCGGCCGGCAACGTCACCATGTCATGGAACGCGGTGCCCAACGCGATCCAGTACGACATCATCTCCGGTGACCTCGGGGAGTTGCGGGCCGCGGGCGGCCACTACACGAACCTGACTCAGGCCAGTTGCTATGGGAACGACGTCGCCGGCACCTCGATGACCCTGCCCGGAAGCCCGACCGCCGGCAACGGACAGTTCTTCCTGATGCGGGCGGTCGGCTGCACGGGACTCGGCGCCTACGACGAGGGAGTCCCCTCGCAGCACAGCACGCGCGATCAAGAAATCGGAACGAGCTTGTATTCGTGCCCCAACTAG
- a CDS encoding putative metal-binding motif-containing protein produces MIKGLRLGLGASVMLGLLAAAHATEPLSLVTNHGNVLAYTDGAVPGMPLFTTFGSRMDNPMLADDGTVLFFSNLAGPQITGANSRALFQGTTANDLFTAAQWSDPAPGLPGLSLVNSGGTSGILSGSVGFSPDDRTLFASWLTNASNNLPATSDTALFGGFAGSLGLVAREGDLAPGTAGALFGDFSGLTTQFTGINRNGRVMFPATLVGGDVVGTTNDFALYTGTPGALTIVVRKGDTVLPGPVTAAGFSLYGNTFFGNNQMAGDRILYNLVLSGAGVTTANDESLWFYTPGSGNTLLLREGDPAPGTAGAVFADSSGISSFSLAATAVAGNGRFTFYTGLAGGDTSATNDSAVYIADTTGAATLLARTGAPAPGTDATFKNFNVFQTFVTSSGVGIFTGALTGGTVNATNADGIWAGTPGSVSLVARSGVTQVPGAPSGSTCQQFVSLPIVFSDYGFVVQCNLVGPNVFPGHDSKALVAWTPTKGLFLVWRQGQNLQVSPGVFRPQIFAGSLQMSNTEGRALGLSHTGTLAMTVGLDPGISVATVDLNCFPTTDYYFDADGDGYGDPTTELNLCAGQFPPPGYITRAGDCLDSDPTKTGATTEICNGIDDDCNGRIDDGVPHPTGPLALTMSRSAGNVTMSWNAVPNAIQYDVISGDLGELRGAGGYQFLTQAQCAGNDVSGTSMTLPGSPAVGNGQFFVMRAVGCTGLGSYDEGVPSQHSTRDQGIGSSLYACP; encoded by the coding sequence ATGATCAAGGGGCTCAGGCTCGGTCTCGGCGCCTCCGTGATGCTGGGCCTCCTGGCCGCGGCCCACGCGACGGAACCGCTGTCGCTGGTGACGAACCACGGGAACGTGCTCGCTTACACCGACGGCGCCGTTCCGGGGATGCCGTTGTTCACGACGTTCGGGTCGAGGATGGACAATCCGATGCTGGCCGATGACGGCACGGTTCTGTTCTTCTCCAACTTGGCCGGACCGCAGATCACCGGCGCGAACAGCCGGGCGCTTTTCCAAGGAACGACGGCGAACGATCTGTTCACGGCGGCTCAGTGGTCCGATCCGGCACCCGGTCTTCCCGGCCTCAGCCTGGTCAACAGCGGGGGCACCTCCGGCATCTTGAGCGGCAGCGTGGGATTCAGCCCCGATGACCGGACGCTCTTTGCCAGTTGGCTCACGAACGCCAGCAACAACCTTCCGGCGACGAGCGACACCGCCCTCTTCGGCGGGTTCGCCGGATCCCTCGGGCTCGTCGCGAGGGAAGGGGACCTCGCACCGGGCACCGCGGGGGCGCTGTTCGGTGACTTTTCGGGTCTCACCACCCAGTTCACCGGCATCAATCGCAACGGCCGAGTGATGTTCCCGGCCACCCTCGTGGGAGGCGACGTCGTCGGAACGACCAACGACTTCGCGCTGTACACGGGGACGCCCGGCGCGCTCACGATCGTGGTGCGCAAGGGCGACACGGTGCTCCCCGGCCCGGTCACGGCCGCGGGGTTCTCCTTGTACGGCAACACGTTTTTCGGGAACAACCAGATGGCGGGCGACCGGATCCTGTACAACCTGGTCCTGTCGGGAGCCGGCGTCACCACCGCCAACGACGAGTCGCTCTGGTTCTACACCCCCGGGTCGGGGAACACGCTCCTGCTTCGCGAAGGAGATCCGGCGCCCGGGACGGCCGGCGCGGTCTTCGCCGACAGCTCCGGAATCAGCAGTTTCAGTTTGGCCGCCACCGCGGTCGCGGGCAACGGGAGATTCACGTTCTACACGGGTCTCGCCGGCGGCGACACCAGCGCGACGAACGACTCGGCGGTCTACATCGCGGACACGACCGGTGCTGCCACGCTCCTCGCGCGCACGGGAGCTCCCGCTCCCGGCACCGATGCGACGTTCAAGAACTTCAACGTCTTCCAGACCTTCGTGACCAGCTCCGGCGTCGGAATATTCACAGGGGCGTTGACCGGCGGCACCGTGAACGCGACCAACGCCGACGGCATCTGGGCCGGCACACCGGGCTCGGTGAGCCTGGTCGCGCGCTCCGGCGTCACGCAGGTCCCGGGCGCGCCGAGCGGATCGACGTGCCAGCAATTCGTCTCGCTCCCCATCGTCTTCAGCGACTACGGTTTCGTTGTCCAGTGCAATCTCGTGGGCCCCAACGTCTTTCCGGGCCACGATTCGAAAGCGCTCGTCGCGTGGACGCCGACGAAGGGCCTCTTCCTCGTCTGGCGGCAGGGCCAGAACCTGCAGGTCTCGCCGGGCGTGTTCAGGCCGCAGATCTTCGCTGGCTCTCTTCAGATGAGCAACACCGAAGGCAGGGCGCTCGGACTCTCCCACACCGGCACGTTGGCGATGACCGTCGGGCTCGATCCGGGCATCAGCGTCGCCACCGTCGACCTCAACTGCTTCCCCACGACCGACTACTACTTCGACGCCGACGGGGACGGCTACGGCGACCCGACGACGGAGCTCAACCTGTGCGCGGGCCAGTTCCCTCCTCCCGGCTACATCACGAGGGCGGGCGACTGCCTCGACTCGGATCCGACGAAAACCGGCGCGACGACGGAGATCTGCAACGGGATCGACGACGATTGCAACGGGCGGATCGACGACGGCGTCCCGCACCCGACCGGGCCGTTGGCCCTGACGATGTCGAGGTCGGCCGGCAACGTCACCATGTCGTGGAACGCCGTGCCCAACGCGATCCAGTACGACGTCATCTCCGGCGACCTCGGGGAGCTGCGGGGCGCGGGCGGCTACCAGTTCTTGACTCAGGCCCAGTGCGCGGGGAATGACGTCTCCGGCACGTCGATGACCCTGCCCGGAAGCCCGGCCGTAGGCAATGGACAGTTCTTCGTGATGCGGGCGGTCGGCTGCACGGGGCTCGGCTCGTACGACGAAGGGGTTCCCTCTCAGCACAGCACACGCGATCAAGGAATCGGCTCCAGCTTGTATGCGTGCCCTTAA
- a CDS encoding response regulator transcription factor: MRVLLVDDSERFLESTKRWIQSRHDLELVGTASTGVEALDAVARLRPDLVIVEAALTGMDGFRVARQLKIKDASPLVLLVSFYPSVAARNEAFAAGADAFLAKDDFSDEIESILERWRAARPVEDQAPAARARRELRDVPEA; this comes from the coding sequence ATGCGGGTCCTGCTCGTCGACGACAGCGAACGCTTTCTCGAGAGCACGAAGCGGTGGATCCAGTCGCGACACGATCTGGAGCTCGTCGGCACTGCGTCGACGGGCGTCGAGGCGCTCGACGCCGTCGCTCGCTTGCGGCCGGATCTCGTCATCGTCGAGGCCGCGCTCACCGGCATGGACGGCTTCCGCGTCGCGCGTCAGCTCAAGATCAAGGACGCGTCGCCGCTCGTGCTCCTCGTCTCCTTCTACCCGAGCGTCGCCGCGAGGAACGAAGCGTTCGCCGCCGGCGCGGACGCCTTCCTGGCGAAGGACGATTTCTCGGACGAGATCGAGTCGATCCTCGAGAGGTGGCGCGCCGCGCGACCTGTGGAGGACCAAGCGCCGGCCGCGCGAGCACGGCGCGAGCTCAGGGACGTGCCGGAGGCCTAG
- a CDS encoding VOC family protein, with the protein MKRVTGIGGIFFKAKDPKAMQAWYKQHLGIDVQPWGGAAFHWTDDEGKPVGGATAWSIDPADTDHFAPSDASFMVNYRVADLRALLKALKDEGCKVLDKVDDSDYGKFGWVIDPEGNKVELWEPPPGM; encoded by the coding sequence ATGAAACGTGTCACCGGCATCGGCGGCATCTTCTTCAAGGCCAAGGATCCGAAGGCGATGCAGGCTTGGTACAAGCAACACCTGGGCATCGACGTTCAGCCGTGGGGAGGCGCGGCATTCCACTGGACCGATGACGAAGGGAAGCCGGTCGGCGGCGCGACGGCGTGGTCGATCGATCCCGCCGACACCGACCACTTCGCGCCCAGCGACGCGTCGTTCATGGTCAACTACCGCGTCGCGGATCTCCGTGCGCTGCTGAAGGCGTTGAAGGACGAGGGCTGCAAGGTCCTCGACAAGGTCGACGACTCCGACTACGGGAAGTTCGGTTGGGTCATCGATCCCGAAGGCAACAAGGTCGAGCTGTGGGAGCCGCCGCCGGGGATGTGA
- a CDS encoding NAD(P)-binding domain-containing protein produces the protein MIGLETVVIGAGQAGLATSYCLSERGCEHLVLERSKVADAWRSRRWDSFTLIGPNWSCTLPGAPYEGSDPDGYMGKDDLVSFFDRYARMAHVPVREGVEARRLWRDEAVGRYMIEVGDGVIGAKNVVVATGPYQRPKVPREAAGLDGVFQLHAVDYRNASQLPDGAVLVVGSGQTGCQIAEDLREAGRDVTLSTSDVGWFPRRYRGRDNVLWRSQMGWFEHSVDILASKKDRMSAPPIQTGRAGGHDLNLRTLAAMGVTLAGRFIGAEGRHVRFSDDLDGNLARADAMARKLIAEIDAFIRERGISAPADETDFFRSAPIARAEGDVDLRRSGISTVLWATGYEFDYGWVDLPVFDEYGYPTQRQGVTAFPGLYFVGLHWMHTRGSGLIFGVGRDAEHVAGQLAQPRR, from the coding sequence ATGATCGGCCTCGAGACCGTCGTCATCGGTGCCGGTCAGGCGGGCCTCGCCACCAGCTACTGCCTCTCAGAGCGCGGGTGCGAGCATCTCGTCCTCGAGCGATCGAAGGTTGCGGACGCATGGCGCTCGAGGCGGTGGGATTCGTTCACCCTCATCGGGCCGAATTGGTCCTGCACGCTGCCGGGCGCTCCGTACGAGGGCAGCGATCCCGACGGATACATGGGAAAGGACGACCTGGTCAGCTTCTTCGATCGGTACGCCCGCATGGCGCACGTGCCGGTTCGGGAGGGGGTCGAAGCACGGAGGCTGTGGCGTGACGAGGCCGTCGGCCGATACATGATCGAAGTCGGAGACGGCGTCATCGGGGCGAAGAACGTGGTGGTGGCCACCGGCCCCTATCAGCGGCCGAAGGTGCCGCGGGAAGCCGCGGGCCTCGACGGCGTCTTCCAACTTCACGCCGTTGACTACCGTAACGCGTCGCAGCTCCCCGACGGCGCGGTGCTCGTCGTCGGATCCGGGCAGACGGGGTGTCAGATCGCCGAGGACCTTCGGGAGGCCGGCCGGGATGTCACCCTTTCGACCAGCGACGTCGGGTGGTTCCCGCGCCGTTACCGGGGCAGGGACAACGTGTTGTGGCGCTCGCAGATGGGATGGTTCGAGCACTCCGTCGATATTCTGGCCTCGAAGAAGGACCGCATGAGCGCCCCGCCGATCCAGACGGGACGAGCCGGCGGCCACGACCTGAACCTGCGGACGCTCGCTGCGATGGGCGTGACGCTCGCCGGCCGCTTCATCGGCGCCGAAGGTCGACATGTCCGATTCTCCGACGACCTGGACGGGAACCTCGCCCGCGCCGACGCCATGGCGAGGAAGCTCATCGCCGAGATCGACGCCTTCATCCGCGAGCGCGGCATCAGCGCGCCAGCAGACGAGACCGACTTCTTTCGCTCGGCGCCGATCGCGCGCGCCGAGGGGGACGTGGACCTGCGACGGTCCGGGATATCGACGGTGCTGTGGGCGACGGGCTACGAATTCGACTACGGATGGGTCGATCTGCCGGTGTTCGACGAGTACGGGTATCCAACCCAGCGGCAGGGCGTCACCGCGTTTCCCGGGCTCTACTTCGTCGGCCTGCACTGGATGCACACGCGCGGATCGGGGCTCATCTTCGGCGTTGGCCGAGATGCCGAGCACGTCGCCGGGCAGCTCGCTCAGCCGAGGAGGTAG
- a CDS encoding nucleotidyltransferase domain-containing protein, with product MDEGIEKLVDEIRLKQYPDADVVFAAGSIVRGEGTAFSDLDLVVVYPQVPQAYRESFRRGGYPVEAFVHDPATLEYFFLEVDRPSGIPSLPQMVVEGFEVPGPSSTSRMLKEMARSVIAAGPPALDVDTERRMRYSVSDLLDDLRAPRTHDELIGAGTRLYELLADYHLRRTGHWSGRGKSVARALQSADPALSVRYGDAFDRLFEHHDSGPVVRLAEDLLRDAGGPLFEGYRSDAPAAWRRDAVK from the coding sequence ATGGACGAAGGCATCGAGAAGTTGGTAGACGAGATCCGGTTGAAACAGTACCCGGACGCCGACGTCGTTTTCGCCGCCGGGTCGATCGTTCGTGGAGAGGGCACGGCATTCTCCGATCTCGATCTCGTGGTCGTGTACCCACAGGTTCCGCAGGCCTATCGTGAATCGTTCCGACGCGGGGGCTATCCGGTGGAAGCCTTCGTGCATGACCCCGCGACACTGGAATACTTCTTCCTGGAGGTCGATAGGCCGAGCGGTATTCCCTCTCTCCCGCAGATGGTGGTCGAAGGATTCGAGGTCCCCGGTCCGTCCTCGACGTCACGGATGTTGAAGGAGATGGCGAGGAGCGTCATCGCCGCCGGGCCACCCGCTCTCGATGTCGACACCGAGCGACGGATGCGGTACTCCGTCTCCGACCTTCTCGATGATCTGCGCGCACCCAGAACCCATGACGAGCTGATCGGTGCCGGAACGCGGTTGTACGAGCTCCTGGCCGACTATCACTTGCGCCGAACCGGACACTGGTCGGGGAGGGGGAAGAGCGTCGCACGTGCGTTACAGAGCGCCGACCCGGCGCTCTCGGTCCGATACGGCGATGCCTTCGATCGCCTGTTCGAGCACCACGACTCGGGACCTGTCGTTCGCCTGGCGGAGGATCTGCTCCGAGATGCCGGCGGTCCGCTGTTCGAAGGTTACCGGTCCGACGCGCCGGCCGCATGGCGGCGCGACGCGGTAAAGTAA
- a CDS encoding nucleoside phosphorylase: protein MSIPILEHDPAPTALIEPTRAIQPRDVPEHCVICFFREVIDKVVADHRTRLVATQRWEDGDHPVYETTHLDRRLAFFHPGVGAPLAAGLLEEVIALGCRKFIACGGCGVLEHGIAVGAPIIVTSAVRDEGVSYHYLPPGREVIADETAIIALANTLDRRGTPYRRGKTWTTDAPYRETAAKIARRKDEGCIAVEMECAALTAVARFRNVAFGQLLYGGDDLSGADHDARAGQSREQARERLFWLCADACLAL, encoded by the coding sequence ATGAGCATCCCGATCCTCGAGCATGACCCTGCACCGACCGCTCTCATCGAGCCTACGCGGGCGATCCAGCCGCGCGACGTTCCCGAGCACTGCGTCATCTGCTTTTTCCGCGAGGTGATCGACAAGGTCGTCGCCGATCACCGTACTCGCCTCGTCGCGACCCAACGCTGGGAAGATGGCGATCATCCCGTGTACGAGACCACGCACCTCGATCGACGACTCGCGTTCTTCCATCCTGGAGTCGGCGCGCCCTTGGCGGCCGGGTTGCTCGAAGAAGTCATCGCGCTCGGCTGCCGGAAGTTCATCGCCTGCGGCGGCTGCGGCGTCCTCGAGCACGGCATCGCCGTCGGAGCGCCCATCATCGTCACCAGCGCCGTCCGCGACGAAGGCGTCTCGTACCACTACCTCCCTCCAGGCCGTGAAGTGATCGCGGACGAGACCGCGATCATCGCGCTCGCGAACACGCTCGATCGGCGAGGCACGCCTTACAGGCGCGGGAAGACATGGACCACCGACGCACCCTATCGCGAGACGGCGGCCAAGATCGCTCGTCGCAAAGACGAAGGCTGCATCGCGGTCGAGATGGAATGCGCGGCGCTGACGGCCGTCGCCCGGTTCCGCAACGTCGCTTTCGGTCAGCTCCTCTACGGTGGCGACGATCTCAGCGGCGCCGACCACGACGCCCGCGCCGGCCAATCGCGAGAGCAAGCACGCGAGCGACTTTTCTGGCTGTGCGCGGACGCCTGCCTCGCGCTCTGA
- a CDS encoding thioredoxin domain-containing protein yields the protein MSRLRPAVSKADHTAGPDDAPVTLVEYGDFECPHCMRAHPIVHELRRRMAGSLRFVFRHFPLEHSHPHARHAAEAAEAAAAHGKFWEMHDTLFAHQKHLEDEDLASYGTEVGIDPNEIRQALSAHTYASAVEEDFSSGARSGVNGTPTFFINGTRVDGPWDLQSLFDDLQEAMPARRR from the coding sequence ATGAGCCGCCTGCGCCCGGCAGTCTCGAAGGCCGACCACACCGCCGGCCCCGACGACGCGCCCGTCACGCTCGTCGAGTACGGCGACTTCGAGTGCCCGCACTGCATGCGCGCGCACCCGATCGTCCACGAGCTGCGCCGCCGCATGGCCGGCAGCCTCCGCTTCGTCTTCCGCCACTTCCCGCTCGAGCACAGCCACCCGCACGCGCGCCATGCCGCGGAGGCCGCCGAAGCCGCCGCCGCGCACGGCAAGTTCTGGGAGATGCACGACACGCTCTTCGCCCACCAGAAGCACCTCGAAGACGAGGACCTGGCGAGCTACGGAACCGAGGTCGGAATCGACCCGAACGAGATAAGGCAAGCCCTGTCTGCACACACCTACGCCAGCGCCGTCGAGGAAGACTTCTCCTCCGGCGCGCGCAGCGGCGTCAACGGCACGCCGACGTTCTTCATCAACGGGACGCGCGTCGACGGGCCGTGGGACCTCCAGTCCCTCTTCGACGATCTGCAGGAGGCGATGCCGGCGCGAAGGCGCTGA
- a CDS encoding redoxin domain-containing protein encodes MSEVKALQAGSEAPDFTLGAGPDRKVTLSELRGKPVILAFYPADWSPVCTDQMGLYNEVLKEFARYDAHLLGISVDGVWCHRAFASDRKLRFPLLADFEPKGEVSRRYGVYREEDGESERALFVIDAGGTIRWSYVSPIGVNPGADGILDALDAIGAGTEAR; translated from the coding sequence GTGAGCGAGGTGAAGGCGCTTCAAGCGGGGAGCGAAGCACCCGACTTCACGCTCGGCGCCGGCCCCGATCGCAAGGTCACGCTCTCCGAGCTGCGCGGCAAGCCCGTGATCCTCGCCTTCTATCCCGCCGACTGGAGCCCCGTCTGCACCGATCAGATGGGGCTCTACAACGAGGTGCTGAAAGAGTTCGCGCGCTACGACGCGCACCTCCTCGGCATCTCGGTCGACGGCGTCTGGTGTCACCGCGCCTTCGCGAGCGACCGGAAGCTCCGCTTCCCGCTGCTCGCCGACTTCGAGCCGAAGGGCGAGGTCTCGCGCCGCTACGGCGTCTACCGCGAGGAGGACGGCGAATCGGAGCGCGCCCTCTTCGTCATCGACGCCGGCGGCACGATCCGCTGGTCGTACGTCTCGCCGATCGGCGTGAACCCCGGCGCCGACGGCATCCTCGACGCGCTCGATGCGATCGGCGCCGGCACCGAGGCCCGATGA
- a CDS encoding DUF2630 family protein codes for MANEGSDRTVRHHIEDLVKEEHHLRDHKTASDADKKRLAAIEVELDQCWDLLRQRRALREFGDDPDRARVRPADVVEKYEQ; via the coding sequence ATGGCCAATGAAGGGTCGGACCGCACCGTCCGCCATCACATCGAAGATCTCGTGAAGGAAGAGCACCACCTTCGCGACCACAAGACCGCGAGCGACGCCGACAAGAAGCGTCTCGCCGCGATCGAGGTCGAGCTCGACCAGTGCTGGGACCTCCTGCGCCAGCGTCGCGCGCTCAGGGAGTTCGGCGACGACCCCGACCGTGCGAGGGTCCGCCCCGCCGACGTCGTCGAGAAGTACGAGCAGTGA
- a CDS encoding serine/threonine-protein kinase, with amino-acid sequence MGMSGERIGRYVRLDPIGRGAMGVVYRAEDPLIHRTVAIKVLHPARGLAPDQAYIIRERFRREAQAAGCIDHPHIVRIFDVGEDEASGEPFIVMEYLAGGSLDERIAEGSLGVDLSLAIIGQIASALDAAHERDLVHRDVKPSNILFTERGAAKIVDFGITQIASSSLTQDLAQLGTPAYMSPEQVAGRPLDARADLFSLGILSYEILTGTKPFTGGDVVAIAHAIAHNDPIPISKANPQLPASLDRIFGLMLSKEPADRFASGTAFHEALVRCLGEREARLTPRASQKRTSLWPLTAAMLLAGVAFFAWHAGRGGSAEPPAAPAAKTVPAPPAPVAAKPKTPSPTPPPAPAPKRAAPKAPVGTSETTISFTHRIREGRLVVVLDGTRILNEAFTKSRLTVSQTTVWDPVKVAAGTHSVRAQVVGHDGATYTSDACTIDFPKSASTAIRIKMKGDKLLVQPS; translated from the coding sequence ATGGGAATGTCCGGCGAGCGCATCGGACGTTACGTGCGCCTGGACCCGATCGGAAGGGGGGCGATGGGAGTCGTCTACCGCGCCGAGGACCCTCTCATCCATCGGACCGTCGCGATCAAGGTGCTCCACCCGGCGCGCGGCCTCGCCCCCGACCAGGCCTACATCATCCGCGAGCGGTTCCGCCGCGAGGCCCAGGCTGCGGGCTGCATCGACCACCCGCACATCGTGCGCATCTTCGACGTCGGCGAGGACGAGGCGAGCGGCGAGCCGTTCATCGTCATGGAGTACCTGGCGGGAGGCAGCCTCGACGAGCGCATCGCGGAGGGGAGCCTCGGCGTCGATCTCTCGCTCGCGATCATCGGGCAGATCGCCTCCGCGCTCGACGCGGCGCACGAGCGCGATCTCGTGCACCGCGACGTCAAGCCGTCGAACATTCTCTTCACGGAGCGGGGCGCCGCGAAGATCGTCGACTTCGGCATCACGCAGATCGCGTCGTCGTCCCTGACCCAGGACCTGGCCCAGCTCGGGACGCCGGCGTACATGTCGCCCGAGCAGGTGGCCGGCCGCCCGCTCGACGCGCGCGCCGACCTCTTCTCGCTCGGCATCCTGAGCTACGAGATCCTGACCGGCACGAAGCCGTTCACGGGCGGCGACGTCGTCGCGATCGCCCACGCGATCGCCCACAACGATCCCATTCCCATCAGCAAGGCGAATCCGCAGCTCCCCGCCTCGCTCGACCGCATCTTCGGCCTCATGCTCTCGAAGGAGCCCGCCGACCGGTTCGCGAGCGGCACCGCATTCCATGAAGCGCTCGTGCGATGTCTCGGCGAGCGCGAGGCGCGCCTGACGCCGCGCGCCTCGCAGAAGCGCACTTCGCTTTGGCCGCTCACGGCCGCGATGCTCCTCGCCGGCGTCGCGTTCTTCGCATGGCATGCCGGGCGCGGAGGATCCGCGGAACCTCCGGCCGCTCCGGCGGCGAAGACGGTGCCCGCTCCACCCGCGCCCGTCGCGGCGAAGCCCAAGACCCCGTCGCCGACACCGCCACCGGCACCCGCTCCGAAGCGGGCCGCACCGAAGGCGCCGGTCGGCACCTCCGAGACGACGATCAGCTTCACGCACCGCATCCGCGAAGGACGCCTCGTCGTCGTCCTCGACGGCACGCGCATTCTGAACGAAGCGTTCACGAAGAGCCGCCTCACGGTCTCGCAGACGACCGTGTGGGATCCCGTCAAGGTCGCGGCGGGCACCCACAGCGTGCGCGCGCAGGTCGTCGGGCACGACGGCGCGACCTATACCTCCGACGCCTGCACGATCGACTTCCCGAAGTCGGCCTCGACGGCGATCCGCATCAAGATGAAGGGCGACAAGCTGCTCGTGCAGCCGAGCTAG